The genomic interval CTGGACGCGCCAGTACATGTCCGCCGAGAAGTCGTTGTCCGAGAGCTCGCCGATTATCTCGTAGAGCTTCTCGTTGAGCGTCTGCTCGGCGCGGTCGGACTGCGCTTCGAGGGACTGCTGGATGGGGGTGTCGGGCTGTGGGTTCCACCCCGGCGTCGTGTCGACCTTGTTCGCGGCGACGATGAACGGCGTCTGGGTGCGTTTGAGGATGTCGATGGCTTCCAGCGTCTGTGGCTGGAACCCGTCGTTGACGTCGACGACGAGGACGGCGATGTCCGCCAGCGCGCCCCCGCGCGAGCGGAGCGTCGAGAACGAGTGGTGGCCCGGCGTGTCGATGAACAGCAGGCCCGGCAGGTCGAAGTCGTCCGGGTCGACGAGTCGCCCGGCGATGTCGGAGATGGTCGCGAGGGGGACGGCGGTGGCCCCGATGTGCTGCGTGATGGCTCCGGCCTCTCCCGACGTGACGGCCGACCCGCGTACCTTGTCGAGGAGGCTGGTCTTTCCGTGGTCGACGTGTCCAAGGACCGCGACGATGGGCGTTCGTAACCCGCCACCCGCGTCCGTGGTGGTGTCCGTATCAGACATGGCGAAGAACTCTTGGTGTGAAACTGCCGGTGGTTCCGGTTAAGTCTTTCAGAACCGGAGCGAACCCTGCGCACACGTCGCACAGCCGTCGGTGCCCGACGCGGACGGTCACTCGACGGTGAACGACGCCTCCATCCCGATGCCCCGGTGGACGCTGCAGTAGTAGCTGTACTCCCCCGGCGTGTCGAACGTCTGGCTGTAGGAGAACCCGGCGTCCTGCGTATCGGACTGTCCGCCGGGCAAGTTCTCGAACCCGCCGCCCTCGGGCTGAGAGTCGACGAGCACGTTGTGGCCGCCCTGCTCCCACTCCCACGTGACGGTCCCGCCGCTGACCAGCGTGAACGACTCCGGACTGAACCGCGCCTTCCCGTCCGCCCCGACGGCGACGGTGACTGACTCCTGGGGTTCGCTCGACGTGGGGTCGGCAGTGCTGGTCGCAGCCCCGTCGGTCCCCTCCGGGGTGGCCGTCGTCGTCTCGGCCCCACCGTCGGTCGTCGCCATCTCGCTGGTCGTCTCGTCGGTGGTCTCGGGTGCCGTCGTCGTGGTCGCCTCGGTGGTCGCACTCGGCGCTCCGGAACCGTCGGTCGGCTCGTCGGCTCCGTCCGTCGTGCCGTCCCCGCCGTCGCCGGTACAGCCAGCGAGACCGACCGCGCCGAGCAGTGCCGCCCGTCGGAGGAGGGTCCGTCTGTCCATACGGTTCGGCGGGTGGCGGCATGCATGAACCTTGGCCCAATTCGGACCCGAGACCGCCGTGCCCGCGCCGGATTCCCGACCGACGCGCGTCGGACGACGACACGACCGTTTATGTGGGGTCGCTCCGCAAAGGGTGGTATGGCCGAGCTACTCGCCGAGAACCTGTCCGGGAAGGACGTCATCGGCTCCGACGGGGCCACGCTGGGACAGCTCTACAACATCACCATGGACCTGAAGACGGGCGAACTCCACGACCTCGTCGTCGACCCCGAGGAGGGCGTCCGCGACGTGGGCTTTCGCACCAACGACTTCGGTCGCTACCTCGTCCCCGTGGGGAACGTGCAGGCCGTGAAGGACCACATCGTCATCCGCAGGTAATGCGCGTCCTCGACTCGTCGGTGTTCATCAGGCAGTACGACGTGGACGGACCGACCGCGACCATCCCCCGCGTCCGCGAGGAACTGAACGAGGAGTCGGGCCTCCGCTTCGACGCTCTCGAAGGCGGCGGCATGGCGGTCCACGCGCCGTCTCCCGAGTCGGTCCGGACGGTCGAGAACGCGGCCGACCAGTCCGGCGACGGCCGGGAACTCTCCGAGACCGACGTTCGACTCGTGGCCGCGGCGTTCGAACTCGACGCGACGCTCGTCACGGACGACTACGCGATGCAGAACGTGGCGAGTCGTCTCGACGTCCCCACCGAGACCGTCGGCCGGGAGGGAATCACCGAGGAACGGGAGTGGCGCTTCCAGTGCGTCGGCTGTGGCCGGACGTTCGACGAGGACAAGGAGCGCTGTCCGATCTGTGGCAGCGAGCTGACCCGAAAGCGCTAGTCGATTCGCTCGACACGGTCGAGACTGTCGAGACCCGCCGCCAGCAGCTGCCGGAGGACCGCCTCCTGCGTCATGTCGAACTCGTGGGCCAGGCGCTCGATGGCGCGCGCCTGCCGGTCCTCGCAGAGGAGGGTGTACTTCCGCATATACTAGTATTAGGAACAGTCCGTAATAAATACTGGTCAGACGGCCGTCCGCCGCCAGTCAGACCGGTCGCAGTCGGGCGAATCCCACCAGATGTCTCAGAACACGCCCGTCGCCTGCCAGTAGGCGAGGAGGAACTGCAGGGCGTTGTAGAGGCCGTGGACGAGGACCGGAACGAGCAGGTTACCGGAGTATTCGTACAGCGCCCCGAGGAACACCGCCAGGAACGCGACGATGGCGAGCGTGGCGACGAGGCTCGGCAGTGGCGTGCCCGCGTAGCCCCAGACGTGGATGGTCGCGAACAGGACGCTCGCCACGCCGATGGCGACGGCCGGACCGAACGACTGCCGGAGCCAGCCCTGGACGAGTCCCCGGTAGAGCAGTTCCTCGCCGGGGGCGACGACGAGCACCGACAGCGGAATCAGGTAGAGGAACAGCGCCGGGTTCTCCCGCCCCGAGGTGACGATGCTGCTCTCGGCCGTGTCGATGCCGAGTGCACTGTAGAGGAAGTCGAACCCGAAGAACGCGCCAACGAGCAGCGCGAACCCGAGGAGGACCAGCGCGAGGTCACGGCGGGTCGGGCGGTGGACCCGGAGCAGGTCCCATCGGTCGACGAGGTGGAAGAAGAGGAGCGTGCCGCCGACGAACGTGACGCCCTGGACGGCGATGGTGCCGACGAGCGTGCTCGCCATCGGGTTGCCGGTCACCTCGACACCGCCCGCCTCGACGAAGGTGGCGACGAGCGCGGCGACGATGTTCCCCAGCGCGTACCCGCCGAGTGCCAAGAGCGTCGCGGCGACCAGTACGTCTCTACCGTCGTATGTGTCCCGTACCGACCGGTCGCTCACCGTATCGCCCCCGACGGTGTGCCAGTCATGTCTCTCCGTTCGGTCAGGGTCGGGTTAGGTGTTGCGCGCTCGGTCGGCGTTCGGTCGGCGGGTTCGGCGGGCCGCGACACTACTCCACGAGCAGCCGTTCCTTCTCCGCGACCGCGTCGGCCTCCTCGAACGTCCCGCCACCGAGCAGGCCACGGGCGGCGCGCTTGCCCCACTCGACGGCCGGTTGGGTGAACGTCTCGACGCCCATCAGTTCGCCAGTCAGGACGCACGCCGCCTCGAACCCGTACAGCAGTTCGCCGACGCTCTCGGCGTCGAGTCGGTCCACCTCGACGCGGACGTTCGGCAGGCCCGCGGCGGCGAGGCTGGCCTCGGTCGCCTCGAACTCCGCGTCGAGCAGGTCCCCCAGCGACGACCCACCGAGGTACGACAGCCCGTCGACGTCCGTCTCGGGTATCGGGACGGTCGGCCCCTCGCGCGTCCGCACGAACGTCACCTGCTTGTCGTGGCGACCGGCGCGGTACAGCTGCAACTGCGAGTGCTGGTCGGTGGCACCGAGCGCGCGAATCGGCGTCTGACCGAGGCCGTCCTTGCCCAGCGACTCGGCCCACAGCTGCGCGAACCACTCCGCGAAGTACTCCAGGTCCTCCGAGTAGGGAATGCAGACCTGCTGGGTCGCGCCGCGCTGTTCGAGCGCGTACGAGACCGCACCGTAGGCGTACGCCGGGCAGTCGAAGAGGCTCCCGGCGAGCGACTCGCGGCCCGCGCGCCCGCCGGCCAGCAGCCCCTCGACGTCGTGGCCCTGGATGGCCGCCGGGACGAGACCGACCGTCGAGAGCGCCGAGAACCGGCCGGGGACGCCGTCGGGAACGTCGAGCGCTGGAAGGTCCTCCTCCTCGGCGAGCGTCCGCAGTGGGCCGTCGGGACCGGTCGTGACGACGGTGCGCTCGGTCCAGTCGACGTCCTCGTCCTCGTAGGCGTCGCGGACGACGAGGAAGTTCGCCAGCGTCTCGGCGGTGGTTCCGGACCGGGAGACGACGTGGAGGGCGGTGTCGGCGAGCGGCAGGTCGTCGAGCAGTCGCGCCGCGCGCCGGGGGTCCACGTTGTCGAGGACGAACGTCCCGGCGCTCCCCGGACCGAGCGCCCCCGAGACGGTAGCTGCGCCGAGCGCACTCCCCCCGATACCGACCGTGAGGACGGCGTCGACGTCGAGGTCCGCCACCGGCTCGACGGCCGACTCGATGGCGGCGGCGTCGGTGTCTGCCGGGAGCGCGAGCGCGGCGTACCCGAACTCCCGGTCCTCGATGCCGCGCTCGATGCGGTCGTGCGCGTCCGCGACCCTCTCGTCCAGTCGGTCGAGCGACTCGCGCGAGACGCCCGGCGTGGCGACCGACGACAGCGCGTTCCCGATGTCGACGTCCATGCCGGAGCCTCACCCGCCCCGTACATAAATCCGGCATCGTTAATCGACGCCGACCCGTCGGTCGAGTATGAGCGAGACGGCTCAGGAGCGCGCGGGTAGTGACGAGGAGCACACCTACTCCGGGCTCTTCGGCGCGTTCCCGTACGCCTACCGCGCGAGCGACTCGCGACTGTTCCGCGCGTACGTCGTCCTCGGCGGTCTGCTGGCGCTGGTCCTCGCCCTGTTCTTCGGTCTCGCCATCGTGACACTCCTCGGTCAGACGGCCACCGCCTCCGGTGGGACGTTCACCTTCTCACGGTCGCTGTTCGTGCTCGTCGGCTTCTTCGCCGTCGGGCCGCTCGTCGCCCCCGTCCTGTTCGTCGCACGGCAACACCGGCGCGGACTCGGTGACGAGCGGTACGACCGGACGATGGCACTGCTGGGCCTCGGGTTCGTCCTCTCGCTGTACGTCGCGTCGGTCGTCTCCATCCCGCCGTCGTACGAGATGGACGGCCAGGTGATGCAGCGCGACGCCCCGTCGGGGCTGTTCGCCCCGATAGTCGGCGCGCTCTACGCGCTGCCCGCGTGGACGAGCCCGGTTTTCCCCGCCATCGTCGCACTGGGGATGTACCTCGTCCACCGGCGACAGCGCTGAGCGGTCGAGGCGGCTAATCTCGGTCGGCGACCCGCCGACACTCGAACGATACGCCGAAGAGGGCAGCGACGCTACCGGGCGCTATGAGCGACGCCGACGGACCGACCGAGAAGACCGGCCGGTTCCTCGTCACCCACGCCGAGGCGGACAGCGCCGTGCTGAAGGACGTCGACGACGGGCAGGTCCACACGCTCGACGGTAATCCGGGGGTCGAGCCGAACGACGTCCTCGACGGGACGCTCGTCGCCCAGCCACCGATGGAGGTGACCTGGGAGGTGGTCGACGTCGAGTCGCGCCGCAGTCTCCGGGTCGAGGAGAGCGCGGAGCCACCGACCGCACGCGAGCGTGACGTCGCGGACTCCCAGGCGGAGGGTGACATCACTCGCGAGGAGCGGGCGGGGATGGGGGAGATTCACGTCATCACCGTCCCCGACGAGCAGACCGAGTCGGCCGTCGAGGACGTCCTCGACGACGAGGCGACCCTGGTTCGGGCCGCCCGGATGGACGACGTGGTCAGGGTCGAAATCCGGACCGAGGCGGGTGTGGTCGCGGTCCGATACCTCCCGTGAACCGGCTGTAAGCTCACCTTTACAGGGGGTTTCGGACGTTTTGAGATGCCGTTGTCGTGGGCTCGCGGTTCTGCCGCGAGCGTCTCGAACGGTCGTCCACCGGCGGACAGCGCAACCGCTCAGGACGAGAAGAGAGCAGGAACGAACTGGTCGAAGAACTCGGGAGTGACGTCGCCTCACTTCATGCCGCGACTGGCGAGGTGGTACTCCATGACCGTCTCCATCCCGCCGATGTACGCGCTCACGTCGACGCTCTCGATGTCGTACTCGCGTTCGCAGACGCGTTTGTGGCGGTCGCACCACTCGTCGAGGAACGCCTCCTCGACGCCACACTCCTTGATGCGCTCGACGATGGACTCGAGGTCACCGGCCGGGTCGAGTTCGTCCGCGTCGACGACGTCGTCCTGGATGGCCTGGACGATGACGCCCGCCGAGTAGTCGCCCTCGGTGAGTTCGCGTTCCCAGGTCGTGACCCAGTTGCCGATGCGGGCCATCTTCTGGAGGTCCCAGGTCAGGTCGCGCAGCGACGAGAGGTCGTCCATCGCGAACCGGGAGGAGAACATGAGGTCGATGTCCGTGTAGGGGAACAGGACCATGTTGTGCGCGTCGTACGTCCGTGCGCCAGTCGCGTTCGCGATGTGCGCGTTGTCGCTGACGAGGCGCGTGTACTCCATCGCGTTGAACCCCTGCCGCAGGTCGTACATGAAGATGTCCTTGAACTCGCCGTAACGCGGTGCCGTTCGGAGCCCGTCGTCGATGTCCGTCCAGATGTCCTGGATGAACTCCAGTATCTCGCCGTTCACGCCCTCGCGCGTGGGGTCGACGGTCTCCGGGTCACGGACGACGCGGCGTGCCTCCTCGAAGGTCGCCTTGTCGTCGTGGGACTCGACGAGGTCGTCGAGCGTCGTGATGAACACTGTAAATAGCGTCTTAATCTCCTTCACGCGGTCGACATCGCGGGCGTCGACCGACGAGAGCGTGAACGCGTCGAACAGACTGTGAATCCACTTCCAGAGGAAGGTGTCTCGGTCCGCGACGACGCGGTCGTACTCCTCTACGACCTCGATGACCGTCTGAGGCAGCTCGACGGCAGAAACCTCTCCGATGAGGTCTGTCTGCTCCCGTCCGACGGGAAGGGAGGGCTGTTGCGGTGTGAGATCGACCAGTTCGTGTGCCATAACCAACTCCACCTGAGCAATCACCTCACGTAAAGCTTTGCATTATTGAGTTCCAAAATCAGAACATTCTCGATTTGGTGAACTAAACAATCCTGATATCGTGAATTATATGTCTGAAAGAACCCGGATTGTCCAGTCAGAGCCGAACGATTTATACAGCAGTAGATGTGCTGATTAAGCGATGATTACGGGTCGGGTGCAAAACGACACGACGAACGCTCCCCTCCGCGTGCTCCACGTGGCAGGGGTTAACGACAGTACGACCGAGGTTAACGGCCTCACAGTCTCCACGGCGAGCCCTCCGGAGGCGCTCGACCGCATCTCCGCGGGTACGCGTGTAGACTGCGTACTGGTCGAGTACGAACTACCTAACACGACCGGGCCGGAGGTCGTGGACCGCATTCGCGCGGTGAACAAGGACATCCCCATCGTCGCTCGCGTCTCGGACGAGGTCGGGACCGGTGACGTCCTCGCGGCCGGGGCGACCGACGTCGTCTCCGAGGACGCAGCGGGCAGGGAGCTCCACCGACGCATCGAGAACGCGGTCGGGTCGCCGGACGCGGCCGACTGGGCGACGCGCCGCGAGGCGCTGGCGGACCTCCGCCAGTCCGCCCTCGAAGGGCAGAACCTCCCGCGGCTGTTCGAGGAGGCGACCGCCATCATCCAGGCGTCGCTCGGCATCGACCGCTGTGGACTGTTCGAGTACCAGGCCGACGAGGACGACCTCTCGCTGGTCGCCGAGACGGGCTGGCGCGGTCCCGAGACGATCTCGGACGACCAGTCGCTCGCGCGCGCGGCGCTCGACGCGACCGGCGCCGTGTGTGCCGACGCCTCCGTCGGCGACGTCGCCGGCGGCATCGCACTCGGACTCGACCTCCCGGGTGGCCCGTGGGGCGTGCTCGCCGCGTACACGACTCACCCGCGCGAGTTCGGCGACGCCGAACGCCAGCTGCTCGTCCGCGTCGCGGACATCCTCGAACCCGTCATCGAGCGCGAACGACGGCAGGAGGAACTGGAGCGCTACGAGACCATCCTCGAGACCGTCGACGACGCCGTCTACTCGCTGGACCCGAACTTCCGCATGGAGTGGGTCAACGACGCGACGACCGAGATGACCGGCTACCAGCGCGAGGACCTCATCGGCCAGCACTCCCAGATGCTCGCCGACGACGACGTGTTCGAGATGGTCGAGGAGCTCTCCGCGCAGATGCTCGAATCCGGCGAGGACGTCGCGAGCGTCGACACGAACCTCGCGACCAGCGAGGGCGACTCGGTCCCCATCGAGACGCGCTTCTCGATGCTCTCGCGACGGGACGGCAGCCAGGGGTTCGTGGGCGTGGCCCGCGACATCACCGACCGGAAGCGCTACGAGCAGACGCTGACCGCGCTCCACAACTCGACGCGCGAACTGCTGACCGCCGAACGCCGGGACGACGTGAGCGACCTCATCGCCCGGACGGCCTCCGACGTGCTCGACCTGCAGGGCGTCGGCGTCTACCTGTTCGACGGTGACGAGGGCCGACTCAGACCCTCCGCGTGGTCCCCCGAGATGACCGAACTCGTCGGCGACCTGCCGACGGTCGGACCGGCCGAGCCGGCGCTCGTCTGGCGGACGTTCGTCGCCGGGGAGCTGCTCTCGTACGACGACATCCGCGAGGCGGAGTCGGTGTACGACGAGGACACGCCGTTCCGCTCGGGACTCTACGTCCCCCTGGGCGAGCACGGCGTGCTGTTCGCTGAGTCGACCGAGACCGCCGCGTTCGACACGCAGATGACCGAACTGGTCGACCTGCTCGCCGCGAGCGCGGAGGCCGCGCTCGACCGGGTCGAGCGCGAGGACGAACTCCGGAAACGCGACGAGGAACTGCGCGAGCAGAACGCCGCCCTGACCGGCCTGAAGCAGACGAACGACATCATCCGGTCGGTCGACGCGGCGCTCGTCGGCGCGAACACGCGCGAGGAGGTCGAGACCGCCGTCTGCGAGGAACTCGTGACGGCCGACGAGTTCTCGTTCGCCTGGACCGCGGCCGTCGAGGACGGGAGCCTCGTCTCGCGCGCGACCGCGGGCGACGAGCGTGGCTACCTCGACACCGTCGACCTCAGCCTCGGCGAAGAGTTCGCCGAACCCGCCGCACGCGCCGCCGCGACCCGCGAGCAGGTCGTGGTTGGCGAGGTGGCGACCGGCTTCCAGGACGAACCGTGGCGGCGTACCGCGCTCTCGAACGACTACCTCTCCGTGCTCGCCGTCCCGCTCCTCCACGGCGACGTGCTGTACGGGGTGCTCGCGGTGTACGCGAACCAGCAGGACGCGTTCGACCAGATGCGCCGCGAGGTGCTCGCCGAGTTCGGCGGCACCATCGCCAACGCCATCAACAACGTCGAGACGCGGCGGACGATGCTCGCCGACCGGGTCGCCGAACTGGAACTGCAGGTCGACGAGGACCTGACGCTCCGCTCGCTCGCCGAGACCGCCGACTGCCGACTGGAGATAGACGACATCATCCACGAGTCCGGCGACAGCACGCTGGTGTTCTGTAGCGCTCACGGCGCAAACCCGGACGACCTGCTCGCCCTCGAAGACGAGTTCGTCGGCGTCGAACACGTCGGCATCATCGCCGAGGACGACGACGCCGTCCGCTGCGAGATGCGCCTGACGACGGACATCATCGCCACCCACCTCGCCGACTGCGGGGCGGTGACCCGCTCCATCCACGTCGACGAGTCCGGTGCTCGCGTCGTCGTCGAACTGCCGCAGGACGCCGACGTGCGAGAGTTCGTCGAGGCCGTCCAGCGTCGCTACCCCGGCACGGACCTGCTCGCCCGGCGCAACCGGTCGTCGTCGGCTCAGACCCGCCGCGACGTGCGTGCAGGCATCTCCGAGCGACTGACCGACCGCCAGCACGAGGTGCTGCGGACCGCGTTCGCGAGCGGCTTCTTCGAGTGGCCCCGCGACCGGACCGGACAGGAGGTGGCGACGTCGCTGGACATCTCCCAGCCGACGTTCAACAAGCACCTCCGGGCGGCCGAGCGCAAACTGTTCTCCATGCTCCTGGAGGGCTGACCGCTCGACGAGTCCCTCCCCGCACGACCGACCCGACCCGTCCTCCATCGCTTCACGCCAGCAGTGACGACTGCGTCGAACGGCCATCTCCTCGCGACGGAATCACCGAAAAGGAACGCTTAACAGCGGCCACTTCGCAGCCACGCCCATGTCTCGATTCGAGGTGTCGACTATCGACTACACCCGCTACAGCAACCGGCAGCTGGTGGCCGTTCCGGTGCTGGTGCTGTTGCTCGCCCTCCTGGTTCTGGTCGTCGTCCCCCCGACGCCGGGCATCGCGTTCACCGGTGGGACGGAGCTCCAGATACAGACGGGGGCGTCGCAGGCCGAGATTACGGAGGCCTTCGAGTCGCGCGTCCCCTACGAGGTCGAGTCCATCCAGCAGGCCGGAAGCGGGAACTCCTATCTCGTCACCTTCCAGGCGACCGAGAACAGTGAGGTTCAGGAGATAACCGCCGCCGCCGAGGAGGCGGGCTTCGACGTCCAGTCGTCCAGTTCGCGGTCGGCGTCGTTCTCCTCGGAGTCTCAGGAGCAGGCGCTCGTCGGTATCGGCGTCGCGTTCCTCGGCATGAGCCTCATCGTGTTCGCGCTGTTCCGCACGTTCGTCCCCTCCATCGCCGTCGTCGCGAGCGCGTTCTCGGACATCGTCATCCCGCTCGCCCTGATGAGCCTGTTCGGCATCAAACTCACACTGGGGACCGTCGCGGCCCTCCTGATGCTCATCGGGTACTCCGTCGACTCGGACCTCCTGCTCAACAACCACATCCTCCGTCGGCCGGGCGGGTTCTACGAGTCGACCTACCGCGCGATGCGCACCGGGGTGACGATGACCGTCACCTCCATCGCCGCGATGTCGGTGATGACCATCGTCTCCTCCCGGTTCGTCTTCGGCATCCCGCTGCTCCCGGAGGTCGGTGTGGTTCTCGTGTTCGGCCTCACCGCCGACCTGATGAACACCTACCTCCTCAACGTGAGTCTACTCCGCTACTACAAGTACGAGGGGATCGCCAAATGAACGTCCGAGAGAACTGGCG from Halomarina salina carries:
- a CDS encoding plastocyanin/azurin family copper-binding protein is translated as MDRRTLLRRAALLGAVGLAGCTGDGGDGTTDGADEPTDGSGAPSATTEATTTTAPETTDETTSEMATTDGGAETTTATPEGTDGAATSTADPTSSEPQESVTVAVGADGKARFSPESFTLVSGGTVTWEWEQGGHNVLVDSQPEGGGFENLPGGQSDTQDAGFSYSQTFDTPGEYSYYCSVHRGIGMEASFTVE
- a CDS encoding PRC-barrel domain-containing protein, giving the protein MAELLAENLSGKDVIGSDGATLGQLYNITMDLKTGELHDLVVDPEEGVRDVGFRTNDFGRYLVPVGNVQAVKDHIVIRR
- a CDS encoding NOB1 family endonuclease is translated as MRVLDSSVFIRQYDVDGPTATIPRVREELNEESGLRFDALEGGGMAVHAPSPESVRTVENAADQSGDGRELSETDVRLVAAAFELDATLVTDDYAMQNVASRLDVPTETVGREGITEEREWRFQCVGCGRTFDEDKERCPICGSELTRKR
- a CDS encoding CopG family transcriptional regulator yields the protein MRKYTLLCEDRQARAIERLAHEFDMTQEAVLRQLLAAGLDSLDRVERID
- a CDS encoding CPBP family intramembrane glutamic endopeptidase; translated protein: MSDRSVRDTYDGRDVLVAATLLALGGYALGNIVAALVATFVEAGGVEVTGNPMASTLVGTIAVQGVTFVGGTLLFFHLVDRWDLLRVHRPTRRDLALVLLGFALLVGAFFGFDFLYSALGIDTAESSIVTSGRENPALFLYLIPLSVLVVAPGEELLYRGLVQGWLRQSFGPAVAIGVASVLFATIHVWGYAGTPLPSLVATLAIVAFLAVFLGALYEYSGNLLVPVLVHGLYNALQFLLAYWQATGVF
- a CDS encoding glucose-6-phosphate isomerase translates to MDVDIGNALSSVATPGVSRESLDRLDERVADAHDRIERGIEDREFGYAALALPADTDAAAIESAVEPVADLDVDAVLTVGIGGSALGAATVSGALGPGSAGTFVLDNVDPRRAARLLDDLPLADTALHVVSRSGTTAETLANFLVVRDAYEDEDVDWTERTVVTTGPDGPLRTLAEEEDLPALDVPDGVPGRFSALSTVGLVPAAIQGHDVEGLLAGGRAGRESLAGSLFDCPAYAYGAVSYALEQRGATQQVCIPYSEDLEYFAEWFAQLWAESLGKDGLGQTPIRALGATDQHSQLQLYRAGRHDKQVTFVRTREGPTVPIPETDVDGLSYLGGSSLGDLLDAEFEATEASLAAAGLPNVRVEVDRLDAESVGELLYGFEAACVLTGELMGVETFTQPAVEWGKRAARGLLGGGTFEEADAVAEKERLLVE
- a CDS encoding DUF5812 family protein, with product MSDADGPTEKTGRFLVTHAEADSAVLKDVDDGQVHTLDGNPGVEPNDVLDGTLVAQPPMEVTWEVVDVESRRSLRVEESAEPPTARERDVADSQAEGDITREERAGMGEIHVITVPDEQTESAVEDVLDDEATLVRAARMDDVVRVEIRTEAGVVAVRYLP
- a CDS encoding bacterio-opsin activator domain-containing protein, yielding MDRIRAVNKDIPIVARVSDEVGTGDVLAAGATDVVSEDAAGRELHRRIENAVGSPDAADWATRREALADLRQSALEGQNLPRLFEEATAIIQASLGIDRCGLFEYQADEDDLSLVAETGWRGPETISDDQSLARAALDATGAVCADASVGDVAGGIALGLDLPGGPWGVLAAYTTHPREFGDAERQLLVRVADILEPVIERERRQEELERYETILETVDDAVYSLDPNFRMEWVNDATTEMTGYQREDLIGQHSQMLADDDVFEMVEELSAQMLESGEDVASVDTNLATSEGDSVPIETRFSMLSRRDGSQGFVGVARDITDRKRYEQTLTALHNSTRELLTAERRDDVSDLIARTASDVLDLQGVGVYLFDGDEGRLRPSAWSPEMTELVGDLPTVGPAEPALVWRTFVAGELLSYDDIREAESVYDEDTPFRSGLYVPLGEHGVLFAESTETAAFDTQMTELVDLLAASAEAALDRVEREDELRKRDEELREQNAALTGLKQTNDIIRSVDAALVGANTREEVETAVCEELVTADEFSFAWTAAVEDGSLVSRATAGDERGYLDTVDLSLGEEFAEPAARAAATREQVVVGEVATGFQDEPWRRTALSNDYLSVLAVPLLHGDVLYGVLAVYANQQDAFDQMRREVLAEFGGTIANAINNVETRRTMLADRVAELELQVDEDLTLRSLAETADCRLEIDDIIHESGDSTLVFCSAHGANPDDLLALEDEFVGVEHVGIIAEDDDAVRCEMRLTTDIIATHLADCGAVTRSIHVDESGARVVVELPQDADVREFVEAVQRRYPGTDLLARRNRSSSAQTRRDVRAGISERLTDRQHEVLRTAFASGFFEWPRDRTGQEVATSLDISQPTFNKHLRAAERKLFSMLLEG
- the secF gene encoding protein translocase subunit SecF, which encodes MSRFEVSTIDYTRYSNRQLVAVPVLVLLLALLVLVVVPPTPGIAFTGGTELQIQTGASQAEITEAFESRVPYEVESIQQAGSGNSYLVTFQATENSEVQEITAAAEEAGFDVQSSSSRSASFSSESQEQALVGIGVAFLGMSLIVFALFRTFVPSIAVVASAFSDIVIPLALMSLFGIKLTLGTVAALLMLIGYSVDSDLLLNNHILRRPGGFYESTYRAMRTGVTMTVTSIAAMSVMTIVSSRFVFGIPLLPEVGVVLVFGLTADLMNTYLLNVSLLRYYKYEGIAK